Proteins encoded in a region of the Larimichthys crocea isolate SSNF chromosome XVI, L_crocea_2.0, whole genome shotgun sequence genome:
- the LOC104923276 gene encoding myoferlin isoform X4, with product MQNCASLDKNSNSTAGPLILGEKKKTKSIDSELNPVWNEALEFDLKGTALDSSSYIDVIVKDYETIGKDKFLGSAKISLRDLSSGQVRSLPSRNVPLLNENGQSIGATINLMVAYDPPANAMQNPNDPQAGDAMDTGGGGGEEEGDETLPDGGQSGIAGTPSSPGQPANLRRRVARAQNRHRLVNKPQDFQIRVRIIEARQLSGNNVKPVVKVNVCGQTHRTRIKRGNNPFFDEMFFYNVHMLPSDLFDKLISFRVYNSYSLRADSLMGEFKLDIGYVYDEPAHCVMRKWLLLNDPDDSSSGARGYLKVSLFVVGTGDEPPVEKRESNDDQDDIESNLLLPAGVTMRWATLSLKVFRAEDVPQMDDAFIQTMKEIFGGDENKKNLVDPFLEARFAGRKLCTQVIEKNANPEWNQVLNLQVKFPSMCERVKLTVFDWDRLTGNDAIGTTYLNLAKIASSGGEIEEEHAAIGEMESFEANTGQSEVGFLPVFGPCYVNLYGSPREFTGLPDPYEDLNYGKGEGVAYRGRVLVELTTKLEGKADKVVDSIHSDDILVVQKYQRRRKYSLCAVFHSASMIQEPGEPIQFEVSIGNYGNKLDTTCKPLASTTQYSCAVFDGNHYYYLPWADTKPVVVVLSFWEDISHRLDAVNIILYISHRLQTNLEAFKTAILAKVSDDKLVEVWLKLLSQLIEDLESFPTPDLQGRSNLTSLDIQIKKLRDNALSTIRDGARRMREEAREISDTLTDLESWADKLKTLAEEPQNSIPDVIIWMLRGEKRVAYSRIPAHQILYSTYSEQACGQHCGKTQTVFLQYPMDKTKGLKVPVQIRVNMWLGLSAHEKKFNSFSEGTFSVFAEMYENQAQVFGKWGTTGLVGRHKFSDVTGKLKLKQEYFMPPRGWEWEDDWFIDPERALLTEADAGHTEFMDEVFQNETRFPGGEWKAASEPFTDVNGEKSRNPGEFECPPGWMWEDEWTVDDNRAVDDQGWEYGVTIPPDDKPRSWVPAEKVYHVHRRRRLVRPRKRAALPAGAAMERHDRGDPEGWEFSSLIGWKFHRKERSSDTFRRRRWRRKMAPEDRLGASAIFQLEGALGVDTESKEKGSKEEATKLFGANTPTVSCFFDRSHMYHLRVYIYQARNLASMDKDSFSDPYAHISFLHLSKTTEKLQATLNPTWDQTLIFSDVQIYGDPRNLAQCPPDVVLEFYDNDQVGKDEMLGRSICVPVVKLNPGMDQTPKLLWHPIIQKGHKAGEALVAAELILKDKSGETELPLVPPKRSENLYMVPQGIRPVVQLTAVEILAWGLRNMKPYQLASVSSPSLVVECGGQRVESAVIKNMKKSPNFPSSVLFIKVLLPKDEMYTPPIVLKVIDHRPFGRKPVVGQCTITSLESFRCDPYVITAEGAMSSKMALMMASPSKHVSIHMEEKRPLLEAQFMYSMSAAVNKLASPTSHFLAEKEKETVDWWSKFYASTGDQERCGPYLKKGYDTLKVYDCELEDVPEFKGLTDFCNTFKLQRGKNENGDEDPTVVGELKGSFKVYPLPDDPGVSPPPRQFRELPDSGPQECLVRVYVVRGIDLQPKDNNGRCDPYIKISLGRHTVDDRDHYLPNTTSPVFGRMFEMTCFLPQDKDLKISVYDYDLLSRDEKVGETVIDLENRFLSRYNSYCGLPQTYCISGINQWRDQLKPSQILENLARMKGLSKPRTEDNGTSLTFNGKEYTLAEFENNKEVHQHLGPARERLCLHVLRKQALVPEHVETRTLYSTFQPNLSQGGLQMWVDVFPKSIGVPGPPFDITPRKAKKYFLRVVIWNTTDVTLDETSITGEHMSDIYVKGWMPGMEEDKQKTDVHYRSLDGDGNFNWRFIFDFDFLPAEQLCLVSKKERFWSLDKTEFRIPPKLIVQIWDNDKFSLDDYLGTLELDLRNLVAPAKTPEKCSLSMMDNPEIGAPHKTEHAKSLFAQQSVRGWWPCSIEQDGKKVLGGKVEMTLEIVSEAHADERPAGKGRDDPNMNPKLDPPKRPETSFFWFTNPCKTMKFIVWRRFRCLFIGLIILIIVILFLAILLYSLPNYISMKIVKPLS from the exons attCCTTGGGTCAGCCAAAATCTCTTTGAGAGACCTTTCCTCAGGTCAAGTGAGATCACTACCATCCAGAAATGTTCCTTTGCTCAATGAAAATGGACAAAGTATTGGA GCTACAATCAACCTGATGGTTGCCTATGATCCTCCAGCCAATGCGATGCAAAACCCCAATGACCCTCAAGCAGGAGATGCCATGGACACTg gtggtggtggtggtgaggaggagggtgatgaAACGCTTCCAGATGGGGGCCAAAGTGGTATTGCAGGCACCCCCTCGTCCCCTGGTCAGCCTGCTAACCTCCGTAGGCGGGTGGCCAGGGCACAGAATCGCCACAGACTCGTGAATAAACCTCAGGACTTCCAG ATTCGTGTCCGGATCATTGAGGCCCGTCAGTTGTCTGGCAACAACGTCAAACCAGTGGTGAAGGTTAATGTGTGTGGACAGACCCACAGGACAAGGATCAAGAGGGGAAATAACCCTTTCTTTGATGAG atGTTCTTCTACAATGTCCACATGCTACCATCAGATCTGTTTGATAAACTCATCAGCTTCCGG GTGTATAATTCCTATTCACTGAGAGCTGACAGCCTTATGGGAGAATTCAAG CTGGACATTGGTTATGTTTATGACGAACCAG CTCACTGTGTCATGAGGAAGTGGCTCCTGTTGAATGACCCAGATGACTCAAGCTCTGGGGCTAGAGGCTACCTCAAAGTCAGCCTCTTTGTGGTGGGGACTGGAGATGAGCCTCCG GTGGAGAAGAGAGAGTCGAATGATGATCAAGATGACATAGAGAGTAATCTCCTGCTGCCAGCTGGTGTGACTATGCGATGGGCCACCCTGTCACTGAAGGTGTTCAGAGCTGAGGACGTTCCTCAGA tggatGATGCATTCATCCAGACCATGAAAGAAATTTTTGGAGGGgatgaaaacaagaagaaccTGGTGGATCCCTTCTTAGAGGCTCGCTTCGCCGGCAGAAAG tTGTGCACTCAGGTCATCGAGAAGAATGCGAACCCAGAGTGGAACCAAGTGCTGAACCTCCAAGTAAAG TTCCCCTCCATGTGTGAGCGTGTCAAACTGACAGTCTTTGATTG GGATCGTTTAACAGGAAATGATGCTATTGGCACCACATACCTGAACCTGGCCAAGATAGCCTCCTCTGGTGGAGAGATAGAAg AGGAACATGCAGCAATTGGGGAAATGGAGTCATTTGAAg CTAACACGGGGCAGTCTGAAGTGGGTTTCCTGCCTGTCTTTGGGCCCTGCTATGTCAACCTGTACGGCAGCCCCAGAGAGTTCACCGGCCTGCCAGACCCCTATGAGGATCTCAACTATGGCAAG GGAGAAGGAGTGGCGTACAGGGGCAGGGTCCTGGTCGAGCTGACTACTAAGCTCGAGGGGAAAGCAGACAAAGTGGTAGACAGTATCCACAGTGATGACATCCTGGTGGTGCAG AAATACCAAAGGAGGAGGAAGTACAGTCTATGTGCAGTCTTTCACAGCGCCTCCATGATACAGGAACCAGGAGAGCCAATCCAGTTTGAGGTCAGCATCGGTAACTATGGCAACAAATTGGACACCACCTGCAAACCACTGGCCTCCACCACTCAGTATAGCTGTGCTGTATTCGATG GTAACCACTACTATTACCTGCCCTGGGCGGACACTAAACCAGTGGTTGTGGTTCTCTCATTCTGGGAGGACATCAGCCACCGCCTGGACGCTGTCAACATCATCCTCTACATTAGTCACCGCCTG CAAACCAACCTGGAGGCATTTAAAACCGCCATCTTGGCAAAAGTCTCAGACGATAAACTGGTAGAGGTGTGGCTGAAGTTGCTCAGTCAGCTGATTGAAGACTTAGAAAG CTTCCCAACACCTGATCTGCAGGGCCGTTCCAACCTGACATCTCTGGACATTCAAATCAAGAAGCTGCGAGACAATGCTTTGAGCACCATCAGGGACGGAGCCAGACGCATGAGAGAAGAGGCCAGAGAGATCAGTGATACTCTGACTGACCTCGAGTCCTGGGCGGACAAACTTAAAACGTTGGCTGAAGAG CCTCAGAACAGCATACCTGACGTGATCATCTGGATGCTGCGGGGCGAGAAAAGGGTGGCCTACAGTCGCATCCCTGCTCACCAAATCCTCTACTCCACATACAGTGAGCAGGCCTGTGGACAGCACTGTGGCAAGACACAGACAGTCTTTTTACAG TACCCCATGGACAAGACCAAGGGCCTGAAGGTGCCGGTCCAGATTAGAGTCAACATGTGGCTGGGTCTGTCTGCACATGAAAAGAAGTTCAACTCCTTCTCTGAGGGAACCTTCAGCGTGTTTGCTGAGATG TACGAGAACCAGGCCCAAGTGTTTGGGAAGTGGGGGACCACAGGACTGGTGGGGCGCCACAAATTCTCAGACGTAACGGGCaaactgaagctgaaacaaGAATACTTCATGCCCCCAAGAGGATGGGAGTGGGAAGATGACTGGTTCATTGATCCAGAGAGAGC tctgttaACGGAGGCGGACGCTGGACACACTGAGTTCATGGATGAGGTGTTCCAAAATGAGACTCGCTTCCCTGGTGGAGAGTGGAAGGCCGCCTCCGAGCCCTTCACCGATGTG AATGGAGAGAAGAGCCGTAACCCTGGGGAGTTTGAATGTCCTCCAGGTTGGATGTGGGAGGATGAGTGGACTGTGGATGACAACAGAGCCGTGGATGATCAAG GCTGGGAGTATGGAGTGACCATTCCCCCGGATGACAAGCCTCGGTCCTGGGTCCCTGCAGAGAAGGTGTACCATGTGCACCGCAGGAGACGGCTGGTTCGACCTCGCAAGAGAGCTGCACTTCCTGCAGGAGCAGCTATGGAG AGGCACGACAGAGGTGACCCCGAGGGCTGGGAATTCTCCTCGCTGATTGGCTGGAAGTTCCACAGGAAGGAACGTTCATCGGACACTTTTCGTCGAAGGCGCTGGAGACGGAAAATGGCACCAGAGGACCGGCTTGGAGCATCTGCCATCTTTCAACTGGAGGGGGCACTG GGTGTTGACACTGAGTCAAAAGAGAAAGGCTCCAAAGAGGAGGCCACCAAGCTGTTTGGTGCCAATACGCCCACTGTGTCCTGCTTTTTTGACA ggTCACATATGTACCACCTCCGTGTCTACATATACCAGGCACGTAACTTGGCCTCTATGGATAAAGATAGCTTTTCTG ATCCATATGCACACATCTCCTTCCTGCATCTCAGTAAGACAACAGAGAAACTGCAAGCTACGCTGAACCCAACCTGGGACCAAACTCTGATTTTCAGTGACGTTCAGATTTACGGAGACCCCCGGAACCTTGCTCAGTGTCCTCCTGATGTTGTACTGGAGTTCTACGACAATGACCAAGTG GGTAAGGATGAGATGCTGGGCCGCAGTATCTGTGTGCCAGTGGTGAAGTTAAACCCAGGCATGGATCAGACTCCCAAACTTCTGTGGCACCCCATCATCCAGAAAGGTCACAAGGCAGGGGAGGCGCTGGTGGCTGCTGAACTCATCCTTAAAGACAAG TCAGGTGAGACAGAGCTTCCCTTGGTTCCTCCAAAAAGATCAGAGAACCTCTATATGGTTCCTCAGGGCATCCGGCCTGTGGTGCAGCTTACTGCTGTGGAG ATTCTAGCATGGGGTCTGAGGAACATGAAGCCATACCAGCTGGCCTCAGTGTCTTCACCCAGTCTGGTGGTGGAGTGTGGTGGGCAGAGGGTGGAGTCAGCCGTCATCAAGAACATGAAAAAGAGCCCAAACTTCCCCAGCTCTGTCCTCTTCATCAAAGTG CTCCTTCCAAAGGATGAGATGTACACACCTCCCATTGTCCTGAAGGTGATTGACCACCGTCCTTTTGGCAGGAAGCCTGTGGTGGGTCAGTGCACCATCACAAGTCTGGAGTCGTTCAGATGTGACCCGTACGTCATCACTGCAGAGGgagcaatgtcttccaaaa TGGCTCTGATGATGGCTTCCCCTTCCAAACATGTCTCTATTCACATGGAAGAAAAAAGACCTCTGTTGGAGGCTCAG ttcatgtacagtatgtcagctGCTGTCAACAAACTGGCTTCCCCTACCTCCCACTTT CTTGCAGAGAAG GAAAAAGAGACAGTTGATTGGTGGAGTAAATTCTACGCTTCAACTGGAGACCAGGAGAGATGCGGCCCTTACCTCAAAAAAGGATATGACACCCTCAAA GTGTATGACTGTGAACTGGAGGATGTCCCAGAATTCAAAGGGCTCACTGATTTCTGCAACACCTTCAAACTGCAGCGTGGCAAGAATGAAAATGGTGACGAGGACCCCACTGTGGTTGGAGAGTTGAAG GGTTCATTCAAGGTGTACCCTCTGCCGGATGACCCAGGTGTGTCTCCTCCACCCCGTCAGTTCAGAGAACTGCCAGATAGTGGACCTCAGGAATGCCTGGTCAGGGTTTATGTGGTCCGGGGCATAGACCTGCAGCCCAAGGACAACAATGGCAGA tgTGATCCATACATAAAGATATCTCTTGGAAGGCATACAGTTGACGACAGAGACCATTACTTGCCCAACACCACCAGCCCTGTGTTTGGAAG GATGTTTGAGATGACGTGTTTCCTGCCTCAGGACAAGGACCTGAAAATCTCAGTCTATGACTATGATCTCCTGAGTCGTGACGAGAAGGTCGGCGAGACAGTGATTGACCTGGAGAACCGTTTCCTGTCCCGATACAACTCCTACTGTGGCCTGCCACAAACCTACTGCAT TTCTGGTATCAACCAGTGGCGGGATCAGCTGAAGCCGTCTCAGATTCTGGAGAACCTGGCTCGTATGAAAGGCCTGTCTAAGCCGAGGACTGAAGACAACGGCACCTCACTCACCTTCAACGGCAAAGAGTACACGCTGGCTGAATTTG AGAACAACAAGGAAGTACATCAGCACTTGGGCCCGGCCCGAGAACGACTCTGTCTGCATGTGCTCAGAAAACAGGCACTTGTCCCTGAGCATGTGGAGACCAGGACTCTTTACAGCACCTTCCAGCCTAATCTCTCTCAG GGAGGCCTTCAGATGTGGGTGGATGTTTTCCCCAAAAGCATTGGAGTCCCAGGTCCTCCCTTTGACATCACACCACGCAAGGCTAAGAA GTATTTCCTGCGTGTCGTCATCTGGAACACTACAGATGTGACCTTAGATGAGACGAGCATCACAGGAGAACACATGAGTGACATCTATGTCAAAGG CTGGATGCCAGGCATGGAGGAGGACAAGCAGAAGACTGATGTGCACTACAGGTCTCTGGACGGAGATGGCAACTTCAACTGGAGGTTcatctttgactttgacttccTGCCTGCTGAACAACTCTGCCTTGTGTCCAAGAAG GAGCGCTTTTGGAGTCTTGACAAAACAGAGTTCAGGATTCCCCCCAAGCTGATTGTTCAAATATGGGATAACGACAAATTCTCATTGGACGATTACCTTG GCACACTGGAGCTGGATTTACGTAACCTGGTTGCTCCCGCGAAGACCCCCGAGAAGTGTTCTCTGTCGATGATGGATAATCCAGAAATCGGAGCTCCGCACAAGACCGAGCATGCCAAGTCTCTGTTTGCTCAGCAGTCTGTCAGAGGCTGGTGGCCCTGTTCTATTGAACAGGATGGAAAGAAGGTTCTTGGA GGCAAAGTGGAGATGACACTGGAGATTGTCAGTGAAGCACATGCAGACGAGAGACCTGCAGGAAAAGGCAGGGACGATCCCAACATGAACCCAAAACTGGACCCTCCTAA GCGCCCAGAAACGTCCTTCTTCTGGTTCACCAACCCATGCAAGACCATGAAGTTCATTGTGTGGCGAAGGTTTAGGTGCCTCTTCATTGGACTCATCATCCTCATTATAGTGATTCTCTTCCTTGCCATCTTGCTGTACTCTTTACCG AACTACATCTCAATGAAGATAGTGAAACCACTTAGCTAA